The Desulfurella amilsii region GCTCGATGATACATTAGAATATGCTGCCTATAATGCAATACTGAATAGACTAAAAATATAACTTAGAGCATACACAAAAATGGAGATTTTCGTATAAGTTAATATAAGTTAATAATTGCTGATTAACTTGGGAAAAAGCACACTGGCTGTGCTTGACATTGTATAATATTTCATATAAAATGCGTTAAAATTTTAAGGGAGGTGGGAGGAAAAATTAAAGAAATTTGTAAATCTAGAATAAAAAAATTATTTTGGGAGGGTCTATGTCAGACAAAGCTAAGATTTATTGGACAAAGGTCGATGAAGCGCCTTATTTGGCCACGTTTTCGCTATTACCAGCAGTAGAAAAATTTTTTAAATCAGCAGGTGTTAGTGTAGAGGTTAAAGATATTTCAGTCGCAGGCAGGATACTCGCAAGTTTTCCAGAGTATCTAAAGGAAAACCAGAGAGTACCAGATGATTTGGCTAAACTTGCTGAGTTGGTTAAGCTACCAGGTACTAATGTGATAAAATTGCCCAACATTAGTGCTTCTGTTCCGCAGTTGGTTGCTACAATTAAAGAGTTGCAAAATAAAGGCTATAATGTGCCAGATTACCCAGAAGAGCCAAAAACAGAAGAGGAGAAAAAAATCAAAGATACTTACTCAAAAGTATTGGGCAGTGCCGTTAATCCTGTGTTAAGGGAAGGCAACAACATAAGAGCTATATCTAAGTCTGTAAAAGAGAGTGCAAAGAAATTTCCAGATGCAATGGGTTTGCCATTAAAGCCTTGGAGTAAAGATTCTAAAACGCATGTTGCACACATGAGTGGTGGTGACTTTTATGAGCACGAAAGGTCAATTACCGCTGAAAAACCAACAAAAATAAAAATCGAATTTATCGACGATGCTGGCAAACCTCAAGTACTAAAAGAACTTGCATTGCAAGAAAAGGAAGTTTTTGACGGAACGTTTATGGATGTTGTAGCTTTGCAAAAATTCTTTGGTGAAGAAATAAATAAGGCAAAGGAAGAAGGCATACTTTGGTCACTACATCTAAAAGCAACAATGATGAAGGTATCAGATCCTGTTATGTTCGGTTTTGCAGTAAAAGAATACTATAAAGATGTTTTTGCAAAACACGAACAAACATTTAAAGAAATTGGTGTAAATACGAACAATGGTCTTGCAGATGTATACCTTAAGATCAAAAAATTACCCGAAAATAAACAAAAAGAAATCGAGGCAGATATACAGGCAGTTTATGATAAAAATCCCCCGTTATTTATGGTAGACTCAGACAAAGGCACAACTAACCTTCATATGCCAAATCTTGTTATTATAGATGCCTCACTGCCTACAATAGTAAGAGATGGCGGTAAAGCTTGGGGGCCAGACGGCAAACCAAGTGATGTCAAAGTAGTTATACCAGATCGATGCTATGCGACAATTTACAAAGAAATTATAGAAGATTGCAAGGTAAATGGCCAGTTTGATAGGACTACTATGGGCTCAGTTACAAATATTGGCTTAATGGCTATGAAAGCGGAAGAGTATGGTTCACACGATAAAACATTTATTGCTCCATCAAACGGTACTTTTAGGGTTGTTGATGAAAACAATAAGGCCTTTATTGAACACAAAGTTAAAAAAGGAGATATTTGGAGAGGCTGCCAAGTAAAAGATGCAGCTGTAAAAAATTGGGTACAAATAGCAGTAGAAAGGTCAAAACAGACAAAAAATTCTACTGTATTTTGGCTTGATGAAAATAGAGCTCATGATGCCCAGTTAATCAAAAAAGTTAACGAGTATCTGAAAGCGTATGATACAACTGGTCTGGATATTCGTATATTAAAACCTCAAGAAGCAATGAGGTTTACGGTAGAAAAAGTACGAAAAGGCAAAGATGTGATAGCAGTGACAGGAAATGCGTTAAGGGACTATTTAACGGATCTTTTCCCAATCCTAGAAGTTGGCACCAGTGCAAAAGTGCTATCTATTATACCATTGCTTGCAGGTGGTAGAGTATCCGAAGCCGGAGCTGGTGGATCTGCACCAAAGCATGTTGAGCAATTTATTGAGCAAGGTCACTTAAGGTGGGATTCTACGGCAGAATTCACAGCCATTACTACTGCTTTAAGATTCTTTGAGGAAAAATACGGCGATAAAAAAGCAAAGGTTTTGGCAGATGCATCTGAGATTGCACTTACAAAACTTTTAGCAAACAAGCAGTGGCCAGGAAGAAAACCCGGAGAACTGGATAATAGAGGTCAGCATTATTATTTTATAAAATATTGGGCTGAGGGTTTGGCAGGACAAAGTGAGGACAAAGATTTGCAAGCTAAATTTTTGAAACCAGCAAAAGGATTAAGCGAAAACGAATCTAAAATTATAGAAGAATTTAAGGCAGCTGCCGGAAAGCCTGCTAACATAAATGGGTATTACTTCCCAGATGAAGATAAACTTGCTCTTGCTATGA contains the following coding sequences:
- a CDS encoding NADP-dependent isocitrate dehydrogenase, which encodes MSDKAKIYWTKVDEAPYLATFSLLPAVEKFFKSAGVSVEVKDISVAGRILASFPEYLKENQRVPDDLAKLAELVKLPGTNVIKLPNISASVPQLVATIKELQNKGYNVPDYPEEPKTEEEKKIKDTYSKVLGSAVNPVLREGNNIRAISKSVKESAKKFPDAMGLPLKPWSKDSKTHVAHMSGGDFYEHERSITAEKPTKIKIEFIDDAGKPQVLKELALQEKEVFDGTFMDVVALQKFFGEEINKAKEEGILWSLHLKATMMKVSDPVMFGFAVKEYYKDVFAKHEQTFKEIGVNTNNGLADVYLKIKKLPENKQKEIEADIQAVYDKNPPLFMVDSDKGTTNLHMPNLVIIDASLPTIVRDGGKAWGPDGKPSDVKVVIPDRCYATIYKEIIEDCKVNGQFDRTTMGSVTNIGLMAMKAEEYGSHDKTFIAPSNGTFRVVDENNKAFIEHKVKKGDIWRGCQVKDAAVKNWVQIAVERSKQTKNSTVFWLDENRAHDAQLIKKVNEYLKAYDTTGLDIRILKPQEAMRFTVEKVRKGKDVIAVTGNALRDYLTDLFPILEVGTSAKVLSIIPLLAGGRVSEAGAGGSAPKHVEQFIEQGHLRWDSTAEFTAITTALRFFEEKYGDKKAKVLADASEIALTKLLANKQWPGRKPGELDNRGQHYYFIKYWAEGLAGQSEDKDLQAKFLKPAKGLSENESKIIEEFKAAAGKPANINGYYFPDEDKLALAMRPSKTLNNIIDSI